A genomic window from Streptomyces sp. HUAS YS2 includes:
- a CDS encoding ABC transporter permease subunit, whose product MTTPYAQQGSASYVSPIPVRRAHLGDALASEWTKIRSVRSTLWTLGVLVLLMLSIGLGVGAIVAASGVDPENEPALGLGFFGMLPGSICVITLGVLTIASEYGTGMIRTTLTACPSRGRVLIAKAIVFFLLVFAITTVTATLVAVAQYAMIGGPEPSASAWLRATVGAGFYVATLGLLALAVGAVIRHSAGAITIMIGLLLLPLVAALFMFSEPLKDVQEALFTYAIPSQMLALYADVPPLGTDGPAGWEPVGILVAVTALAFGGAYAALQSRDV is encoded by the coding sequence ATGACCACCCCGTACGCGCAGCAGGGCAGCGCCTCGTACGTCTCCCCCATCCCGGTCCGCCGGGCCCACCTCGGCGACGCGCTGGCCTCCGAGTGGACCAAGATCCGGTCCGTCCGCTCCACCCTGTGGACGCTGGGCGTGCTCGTGCTGCTGATGCTCTCGATCGGCCTCGGCGTCGGCGCGATCGTCGCCGCCTCCGGCGTCGACCCGGAGAACGAGCCCGCCCTCGGGCTCGGCTTCTTCGGCATGCTGCCCGGTTCGATCTGCGTGATCACGCTCGGCGTGCTGACCATCGCCTCCGAGTACGGCACCGGCATGATCCGCACCACGCTGACCGCCTGCCCGAGCCGCGGCCGGGTGCTGATCGCCAAGGCGATCGTCTTCTTCCTGCTGGTCTTCGCGATCACCACCGTCACCGCGACCCTGGTCGCCGTGGCGCAGTACGCGATGATCGGCGGCCCCGAGCCGAGCGCCTCGGCGTGGCTGCGCGCCACCGTCGGGGCCGGCTTCTACGTCGCCACGCTGGGCCTGCTCGCGCTCGCGGTGGGCGCGGTGATCCGGCACTCGGCCGGCGCCATCACCATCATGATCGGACTGCTGCTGCTCCCGCTGGTGGCGGCGCTGTTCATGTTCTCGGAGCCCCTGAAGGACGTTCAGGAAGCGCTCTTCACCTACGCGATCCCCTCGCAGATGCTCGCGCTGTACGCCGACGTCCCGCCGCTCGGCACCGACGGCCCGGCGGGCTGGGAGCCGGTCGGGATCCTCGTCGCCGTCACGGCGCTCGCGTTCGGCGGGGCGTACGCGGCGCTGCAGAGCCGGGACGTCTGA
- a CDS encoding ABC transporter ATP-binding protein — protein MIEAVGLTKRYGDKTAVYNLSFQVRPGAVTGFLGPNGSGKSTTMRMILGLDNPTSGSVTIGGHPYRQLPNAPRQVGALLDAKAVHGGRSARNHLLSLAQLAGIPAQRVDEVLGVVGLQDVARRRSKGFSLGMGQRLGIAAALLGDPQVLLFDEPVNGLDPEGILWVRNLMKKLAAEGRTVFVSSHLMSEMALTADHLIVIGRGQLLADMTVPAFISANSADFARVRTPQDAPEQREKLTAALTEAGGQVLSERDGALRVTGLPLPRISDLAHGADVRLWELSPHQASLEEAYMRLTQGAVDYRSTEDQLAGLQPPQPAYGHTPPPAPVVPDVPQQGWYAPPPPGQNPYATDPSAKRTDDHPEDAR, from the coding sequence ATGATCGAGGCAGTCGGCCTGACGAAGCGCTACGGCGACAAGACGGCCGTGTACAACCTTTCCTTCCAGGTGCGGCCGGGGGCCGTCACCGGCTTTCTGGGGCCCAACGGGTCCGGGAAGTCGACGACGATGCGCATGATCCTCGGGCTCGACAACCCCACCTCCGGCTCGGTAACCATCGGCGGGCACCCCTACCGGCAGCTGCCCAACGCGCCGCGGCAGGTCGGGGCGCTGCTCGACGCGAAGGCCGTGCACGGCGGGCGGAGTGCGCGCAATCACCTGCTGTCGCTCGCGCAGCTGGCCGGTATCCCGGCGCAGCGGGTGGACGAGGTGCTCGGGGTCGTCGGGCTGCAGGACGTGGCGCGGCGGCGGTCCAAGGGGTTCTCGCTCGGCATGGGGCAGCGGCTCGGCATCGCGGCCGCGCTGCTCGGGGACCCGCAGGTGCTGCTGTTCGACGAGCCGGTCAACGGGCTCGACCCCGAGGGGATCCTCTGGGTGCGCAACCTCATGAAGAAGCTCGCCGCCGAGGGGCGGACGGTGTTCGTGTCCAGTCACCTGATGAGCGAGATGGCGCTGACCGCCGACCATCTGATCGTGATCGGCCGCGGCCAGCTCCTCGCGGACATGACCGTCCCGGCCTTCATCTCGGCCAACTCCGCGGACTTCGCCCGGGTGCGCACCCCCCAGGACGCCCCCGAGCAGCGCGAGAAGCTGACCGCCGCGCTGACCGAGGCCGGCGGGCAGGTGCTGTCCGAGCGGGACGGCGCGCTGCGGGTGACCGGCCTGCCGCTGCCGCGGATCAGCGACCTGGCGCACGGCGCGGACGTACGCCTCTGGGAGCTCTCGCCGCACCAGGCGTCCCTGGAGGAGGCGTACATGCGGCTGACCCAGGGCGCCGTCGACTACCGGTCCACCGAGGACCAGCTGGCCGGCCTCCAGCCGCCGCAGCCCGCGTACGGGCACACCCCGCCGCCGGCCCCGGTCGTCCCCGACGTGCCGCAGCAGGGCTGGTACGCCCCGCCCCCGCCCGGACAGAACCCGTACGCGACCGACCCGAGCGCGAAGCGGACCGACGACCACCCCGAGGACGCCCGATGA
- a CDS encoding ABC transporter permease, translating into MASVPAVLQSEWTKIRTVSSTTWTLASALLVTVAMSAALCALLRSTFDDLSEAERATFDPTFVSFSGMVLGQLAMVVFGVLVVGTEYSSGMIRTSLAAVPQRATFLFSKIAVAGTLALVVGMLTSFLSFFLGQALLGEHRTTLGADNVLRAVVGGGLYMGLIALFSMGVATMLRSSMLSLGILVPFFFLVSQILSAVPKAKEVALYFPDQAGSKIMQVLPDAMNQEEAPYGPWGGLGIMLLWVAAALLGGYLVMKKRDA; encoded by the coding sequence ATGGCATCGGTACCCGCGGTCCTGCAGTCCGAGTGGACCAAGATCCGTACGGTCTCCTCCACGACCTGGACGCTGGCGAGCGCGCTGCTGGTGACGGTGGCGATGAGCGCGGCGCTGTGCGCGCTGCTGAGGTCCACCTTCGACGACCTCTCCGAGGCGGAACGGGCCACCTTCGACCCGACCTTCGTCAGCTTCTCCGGGATGGTGCTCGGGCAGCTGGCGATGGTGGTCTTCGGCGTCCTGGTGGTCGGCACGGAGTACTCCTCCGGCATGATCCGCACCTCCCTCGCGGCGGTTCCGCAACGGGCCACGTTCCTGTTCAGCAAGATCGCGGTGGCGGGCACGCTGGCGCTGGTCGTCGGCATGCTGACCAGCTTCCTGTCCTTCTTCCTCGGCCAGGCCCTTCTCGGCGAACACCGCACGACCCTCGGCGCGGACAACGTGCTGCGCGCGGTGGTCGGCGGCGGCCTCTACATGGGCCTGATCGCGCTGTTCTCGATGGGCGTGGCCACGATGCTCCGCTCCTCGATGCTCTCCCTCGGGATCCTGGTCCCCTTCTTCTTCCTGGTCTCCCAGATCCTCTCCGCGGTCCCGAAGGCCAAAGAGGTGGCCCTGTACTTCCCCGACCAGGCCGGCTCCAAGATCATGCAGGTCCTCCCCGACGCCATGAACCAGGAGGAAGCCCCCTACGGCCCCTGGGGCGGCCTCGGCATCATGCTCCTCTGGGTCGCGGCGGCCCTCCTGGGCGGCTACCTGGTCATGAAGAAACGCGACGCCTGA
- a CDS encoding ABC transporter ATP-binding protein yields the protein MIELEGLTKRFGTKTAVDQLSFQVRPGVVTGFLGPNGAGKSTTMRMMLDLDNPTSGTVRIDGRHYRELEEPLKYIGALLDAKAMHGGRSAYNNLLCLAQSNRIPAARVGEVLDLVGLTAVAKKKVKGFSLGMGQRLGIASALLGDPEILMFDEPVNGLDPEGIHWIRNLMKALAAEGRTIFVSSHLMSEMALTADHLIVIGQGKLLADTSMADFIHQNSRSYVRLRSPQRERLRDVLHENGFRPVEAGSGTLEVDGASTEQLGELAAQHHLVLHELSAQRASLEEAFMQMTASAVEYHAHGTDVHGDTGSARQSPRWGESYQGKGA from the coding sequence ATGATCGAGCTCGAGGGGCTGACGAAGAGGTTCGGGACGAAGACGGCGGTCGACCAGCTCTCCTTCCAGGTGCGGCCCGGTGTGGTCACCGGTTTCCTGGGGCCGAACGGGGCGGGCAAGTCGACGACGATGCGGATGATGCTCGATCTGGACAACCCGACGAGCGGGACGGTCCGGATCGACGGACGGCACTACCGGGAGCTCGAGGAGCCCCTGAAGTACATCGGTGCGCTGCTGGACGCCAAGGCGATGCACGGCGGCCGGAGCGCGTACAACAACCTTCTCTGCCTCGCCCAGTCGAATCGTATTCCGGCCGCCCGGGTCGGCGAGGTGCTGGATCTGGTCGGTCTGACGGCGGTGGCGAAAAAGAAGGTGAAGGGGTTCTCGCTCGGTATGGGCCAGCGGCTCGGCATCGCGTCGGCGTTGCTCGGGGATCCCGAGATCCTGATGTTCGACGAACCCGTCAATGGTCTGGACCCCGAGGGAATTCACTGGATCCGCAATCTGATGAAGGCGCTGGCCGCGGAAGGCCGGACGATCTTCGTATCCAGCCATCTGATGAGCGAAATGGCGCTGACCGCGGATCACTTGATCGTGATCGGGCAGGGGAAGCTGCTCGCCGACACGTCGATGGCCGATTTCATCCATCAGAATTCCCGAAGTTATGTGCGCTTGCGCTCCCCGCAACGGGAACGTCTGCGGGATGTGCTGCACGAGAACGGATTCCGTCCGGTCGAGGCCGGCAGCGGCACCCTGGAGGTGGACGGCGCGAGCACGGAGCAGCTGGGCGAGCTGGCCGCCCAGCACCATCTGGTCCTCCATGAACTGAGCGCCCAGCGCGCCTCCCTGGAGGAGGCGTTCATGCAGATGACGGCGAGCGCGGTGGAGTACCACGCGCACGGCACGGACGTGCACGGCGACACCGGCAGCGCGCGGCAGAGTCCCCGCTGGGGCGAGAGCTACCAGGGCAAGGGGGCCTGA
- a CDS encoding cellulose-binding protein, producing MSDTSSPFGFELVRRGYDRGQVDDRITKLVADRDSALARITSLEKRIEELHLETQNAQAQVTDAEPSYAGLGARVEKILRLAEEEAKDLREEARRAAEQHRELAESAAQQVRNDAESFAAERKAKAEDEGVRIVEKAQGEANSLRAEAQKDAQSKREEADALFEETRAKAAQAAADFETNLAKRREQSERDLASRQAKAEKRLAEIEHRAEQLRLEAEKLRTDAERRARQTVETAQRQAEDIVADANAKADRIRSESERELAALTNRRDSINAQLTNVREMLATLTGAAVAAAGSPIDDEPATRGVPAQQTR from the coding sequence ATGAGCGACACATCCTCCCCCTTCGGCTTCGAGCTCGTGCGGCGTGGTTACGACCGCGGTCAGGTGGACGACCGCATTACCAAGCTCGTCGCCGACCGTGACAGTGCTCTGGCCCGGATCACCTCTCTCGAGAAGCGCATCGAGGAGCTGCACCTCGAGACGCAGAACGCCCAGGCGCAGGTGACCGACGCCGAGCCGTCGTACGCCGGCCTCGGCGCCCGCGTCGAGAAGATCCTCCGTCTCGCCGAGGAGGAGGCGAAGGACCTGCGCGAGGAGGCCCGTCGCGCCGCCGAGCAGCACCGCGAGCTGGCCGAGTCGGCCGCCCAGCAGGTGCGCAACGACGCCGAGTCGTTCGCCGCCGAGCGGAAGGCGAAGGCCGAGGACGAGGGCGTCCGGATCGTCGAGAAGGCGCAGGGCGAGGCCAACTCGCTGCGTGCCGAGGCGCAGAAGGACGCGCAGTCGAAGCGTGAGGAGGCGGACGCCCTCTTCGAGGAGACCCGCGCCAAGGCCGCCCAGGCGGCCGCGGACTTCGAGACGAACCTGGCCAAGCGCCGCGAGCAGTCGGAGCGCGACCTGGCCTCCCGTCAGGCCAAGGCCGAGAAGCGCCTCGCCGAGATCGAGCACCGCGCCGAGCAGCTTCGCCTCGAGGCCGAGAAGCTGCGCACGGACGCGGAGCGCCGGGCCCGCCAGACGGTGGAGACCGCGCAGCGCCAGGCCGAGGACATCGTGGCCGACGCGAACGCCAAGGCCGACCGGATCCGCAGCGAATCGGAGCGCGAGCTCGCCGCGCTGACGAACCGCCGCGACTCCATCAACGCCCAGCTGACGAACGTCCGCGAGATGCTGGCCACGCTGACCGGCGCGGCCGTCGCCGCGGCGGGTTCGCCGATCGACGACGAGCCGGCGACCCGCGGCGTCCCGGCACAGCAGACCCGCTGA